The following proteins come from a genomic window of Ovis canadensis isolate MfBH-ARS-UI-01 breed Bighorn chromosome 22, ARS-UI_OviCan_v2, whole genome shotgun sequence:
- the PNLIPRP3 gene encoding pancreatic lipase-related protein 3 — MRTILCNSSFSLHNQAVSVKHSHSLGLVPVILTLYLLAAGEEVCYERVGCFKDGLPWTGTFSRQFAGLPWSPEKINTRFLLYTRQNPKVHQEVSAVNYLTIQASHFETDKITRINIPGWKSDGKWQQVMCSVLLKVEDVNCINLDWINGSLQYIPAVNNLRVVGAEVAYFIDVLVKKFGYSASKVHLIGHSLGAHLAGEAGSRTPGLGRITGLDPAGPYFHDTPNEVRLDPSDANFVDVIHTNAVRLFFELGAGTINACGHLDFYPNGGKHMPGCEDLITPLFKFDLSIYKEEVFSFFDCNHARSHRFYAESILNPDAFIAYPCTSYESFKAGNCFHCPKGGCPTMGHFADRFHLKKMKPNRLYYFLNTGTLSPFARWRHKLSVKLDGNSVTQGSVFLRVGGMTGKTGEFEFVSGTLKPGMTYTDLIDADINVGNITSIEFIWKEYSFEHSQSKLGAEMVIDISGKYGYKSAFCSQNIVGPNIAQILKPC, encoded by the exons ATGAGGACTATCCTGTGCAATAGTTCATTTAGTCTTCATAACCAGGCTGTAAG TGTGAAACACAGCCATTCTCTGGGCCTGGTTCCTGTAATACTAACACTCTATCTTTTAGCTGCAGGGGAAGAAGTTTGCTATGAAAGGGTGGGATGCTTTAAAGATGGTCTGCCATGGACTGGGACCTTCTCAAGACAGTTTGCAGGGTTACCATGGTCTCCAGAAAAGATAAACACTCGCTTTCTGCTCTACACTAGACAGAATCCCAAAGTCCATCAG GAAGTCAGTGCAGTTAATTATTTAACTATCCAAGCCTCACACTTCGAAACAGACAAGATCACACGTATCAACATACCTGGATGGAAATCAGATGGCAAATGGCAGCAAGTCATGTGCAGT GTACTGCTAAAAGTAGAAGATGTGAACTGCATTAATTTAGACTGGATTAATGGTTCACTGCAATATATCCCCGCGGTAAACAATCTCCGCGTTGTTGGTGCTGAGGTGGCTTATTTTATTGATGTTCTCGTG AAAAAATTTGGATATTCTGCTTCTAAAGTACACTTGATTGGCCACAGCTTGGGAGCTCATCTGGCTGGGGAAGCTGGGTCAAGAACGCCAGGCCTCGGAAGGATCACTG GGTTGGACCCAGCAGGGCCGTATTTCCATGACACTCCAAATGAAGTCAGGCTGGATCCCTCAGACGCCAACTTTGTTGATGTTATCCATACAAATGCAGTTCGCCTCTTCTTTGAGCTTG gtgCTGGAACTATTAATGCTTGTGGTCACCTTGACTTTTACCCAAATGGAGGGAAGCACATGCCAGGATGTGAAGATTTAATTACACCTTTATTTAAATTTGATCTCAGTATTTACAAGGAAG AAgtgttttccttctttgattGCAACCATGCCCGAAGTCATCGCTTTTATGCTGAAAGCATTCTCAATCCTGATGCATTTATTGCTTATCCCTGTACATCCTACGAATCTTTTAAAGCA GGAAATTGCTTTCATTGTCCCAAGGGAGGTTGCCCAACAATGGGTCATTTTGCTGATAGATTTCACCTCAAAAAAATGAAGCCTAatagattatattattttttaaacacaggGACTCTTTCGCCATTTGCCC GTTGGAGGCATAAACTGTCTGTCAAACTTGATGGGAACAGCGTCACTCAAGGAAGTGTATTTCTCCGTGTAGGTGGAATGACTGGGAAGACAGGCGAGTTTGAGTTTGTCAG tGGAACACTGAAGCCAGGCATGACTTATACAGATTTAATTGATGCAGACATTAACGTTGGAAACATTACAAGCATTGAGTTCATTTGGAAGGAGTATTCATTTGAACATTCTCAGAGTAAGCTGGGAGCAGAAATGGTGATAGATATATCTGGAAAATATGGATATAA ATCTGCTTTCTGTAGCCAAAACATCGTAGGACCTAATATTGCCCAGATCCTGAAACCATGCTAA